CGGCCCGGACGGGCGCACGCGAAAGGTCCGCCCGGCGGGGGAACTCCCCCGCCGGGCGGACCACGTTGTGGTGGGTGCTGCTAGAGGCCGCTCTGTTCGTCGCGGCGGCGCTGCCAGCGCTGTTCCATTCGATCGACGACGCCGGACTTCCGGCGTGGTCCCGCGCTCTGTCGCGGGCCGTGCCCGGCCGGGCCGCGGCGCCACGCGGTGACCGCGAGGACCGCACAACCGAGCATCACCAGGAACCCGACCACGCTGACCCAGATGACCTGGGCGACCA
The window above is part of the Kitasatospora sp. NA04385 genome. Proteins encoded here:
- a CDS encoding DUF3040 domain-containing protein codes for the protein MPLSEHEQRLLEQMERALYAEDPKFASALEGTGLHTYTRRRVYLAVAGFVAGIALLMGGLVAQVIWVSVVGFLVMLGCAVLAVTAWRRGPAGHGPRQSAGPRRKSGVVDRMEQRWQRRRDEQSGL